A window of the Leucothrix mucor DSM 2157 genome harbors these coding sequences:
- a CDS encoding sigma-54-dependent transcriptional regulator: MIKTNSANAVSLIIVDDDFDLRDSLSDYFGQCGVQVSSFASGQTMLEQLSTPFAGVIVCDLQMPGMSGLAVLEALSQQDNPPPFILMTAYGDIPTAVQAMQLGAYDFLEKPFDPARLLEKVERAAQSRDLQLKNTRLRQQIGQLLELDQHLIGQSSAMQAIREQVIDYSQTDSPILIMGETGVGKSLLATLIHLNSPRAEQTLITSNCAITMASQFDPHAAAEHNLLHMAHYSTLVLDDLPELSPNGQNQLVSVMSESEHMLIPQPDARDVRFISTAPARFSVDDNSNQLRKDLYFRLNALVIQVPPLRERPDDIPELFNAFCHRYASQYQHREIRLSNDDILSLNTHSWPGNVRELKHCAERFVLANQRSETTLKTIIAAKPDALANKPRNLRQHVEKFEKTLIKQALIEHEGNINNVCESLNIPRRTLNEKLLKYDLNRLNFIP, encoded by the coding sequence ATGATTAAGACTAATTCAGCGAATGCCGTCTCGTTAATTATTGTCGATGACGACTTTGATTTACGGGATTCCCTCAGTGATTATTTTGGCCAGTGCGGCGTGCAAGTCAGCAGCTTTGCCAGTGGCCAAACCATGCTGGAACAACTCAGCACGCCATTTGCTGGTGTGATTGTGTGCGATTTACAGATGCCGGGCATGAGTGGCTTAGCCGTATTGGAAGCGCTTAGCCAGCAGGACAACCCACCGCCGTTTATCCTAATGACAGCCTATGGCGACATTCCAACCGCTGTACAGGCTATGCAATTGGGCGCTTATGATTTTCTGGAAAAGCCATTTGACCCCGCTCGTTTGCTGGAAAAAGTAGAACGCGCCGCGCAAAGCCGTGACCTGCAACTCAAAAATACCCGACTACGGCAACAGATCGGCCAGCTGCTGGAACTAGACCAACACCTGATTGGCCAAAGTAGCGCCATGCAGGCAATCCGCGAACAAGTGATTGATTACAGCCAGACCGACAGCCCGATTCTAATTATGGGTGAGACCGGTGTGGGGAAAAGCCTGCTGGCCACCCTCATTCACCTCAATAGCCCACGCGCCGAGCAGACACTGATTACTAGCAATTGTGCGATTACGATGGCGTCTCAGTTCGACCCTCATGCCGCTGCCGAACACAATCTGCTACACATGGCCCATTACAGCACCTTAGTCTTAGATGATTTACCTGAGCTTTCGCCCAACGGCCAAAACCAACTGGTCAGCGTGATGAGCGAGTCGGAGCACATGCTAATCCCGCAGCCGGATGCGCGTGATGTACGTTTTATTAGTACGGCACCGGCCAGATTCTCAGTCGACGATAATAGCAACCAGCTGCGTAAGGATTTATATTTCAGGCTTAATGCTTTAGTGATTCAAGTACCACCACTGCGCGAACGCCCAGATGACATTCCAGAATTGTTTAATGCCTTCTGCCATCGCTATGCCAGCCAGTATCAACACCGTGAAATCAGACTTAGCAATGATGATATCCTGAGTCTGAACACTCACTCTTGGCCCGGCAATGTGCGCGAGTTAAAGCATTGTGCTGAGCGTTTTGTGCTAGCTAATCAACGCTCGGAAACAACGCTAAAAACCATTATCGCCGCCAAGCCCGATGCGCTGGCTAATAAACCTCGCAACCTCCGGCAACATGTGGAGAAGTTCGAAAAGACGCTAATCAAACAAGCGCTGATTGAACACGAAGGCAATATTAATAATGTCTGTGAAAGCCTGAATATTCCACGCCGCACACTCAATGAAAAATTACTCAAATACGATCTGAATCGCCTGAATTTTATCCCATAA
- the leuE gene encoding leucine efflux protein LeuE, producing the protein MEQFGVINYLTYVIGTILIVLLPGPNSIYVLALSAQRGVKAGWMAAMGVFLGDSILMLATAAGAVTLLTANPLLFNIVQYAGALYLAYIGGRLIYSAYKTWPRDRSLASVMEQPMNEKLSNKAPFGKALLVSLLNPKAILFFLSFFLQFVDPAYDQPIVPFLILAITLQLFSVLYLATLIYAGSRLASAFRKRKRLSAASAGGTGAAFLGFAAKLATASALA; encoded by the coding sequence ATGGAACAATTCGGTGTTATCAATTACCTGACCTATGTCATCGGGACGATTCTGATCGTATTACTGCCCGGCCCTAACTCTATTTACGTACTGGCGCTCTCGGCGCAGCGTGGCGTTAAAGCAGGCTGGATGGCGGCGATGGGCGTCTTTTTAGGCGACTCTATTCTAATGCTGGCGACGGCTGCGGGTGCTGTCACACTGCTAACAGCCAACCCCTTGTTGTTTAATATTGTGCAATATGCCGGTGCTTTGTACTTGGCCTATATCGGTGGTCGCTTAATTTATTCGGCGTATAAAACCTGGCCGCGCGATCGAAGCCTTGCCTCGGTCATGGAGCAGCCAATGAATGAAAAGCTATCCAATAAAGCACCGTTTGGTAAAGCGCTACTGGTGAGCTTACTCAACCCTAAAGCGATTCTGTTTTTCTTGTCCTTCTTTTTGCAATTTGTTGATCCGGCTTACGATCAACCGATTGTGCCATTCTTAATTTTGGCGATTACCTTGCAGCTGTTCAGTGTGCTTTATTTAGCGACCTTGATTTATGCTGGTAGCCGCTTGGCCAGTGCATTTCGTAAACGCAAACGTTTATCTGCCGCCTCTGCTGGTGGAACAGGTGCAGCATTTCTGGGCTTCGCGGCCAAGCTTGCCACCGCCTCAGCACTCGCCTAA
- a CDS encoding DMT family transporter — translation MSLTITLLVLLAALLHASWNFLVKQADDKLLSMSAVVMGHVPFAVIALFIVPLPTWETWPYLLASTAFHTGYQWFLLNAYRFGDLSQVYPLARGVAPLLVTLISVMVLGVVLSGMQFAAIALIGLGIISLVMVRAVNTGIDIKSISLALITGCFISGYSITDGLGARVAGTAVGYYAFGSLVNATVWFIYIRLKSPGLMTRLITQHAGLSLMGGGASFSAYSLVVWAFTMAPIALVTAVRETSIIFAMLLGTLLLKERLGWQKVFAVVMTVLGVLVLRIKQS, via the coding sequence ATGTCTCTCACCATTACCCTGCTGGTATTGTTAGCCGCCCTACTGCATGCCAGCTGGAATTTTTTGGTGAAGCAGGCCGATGATAAACTGCTGAGCATGAGCGCAGTAGTAATGGGGCATGTGCCGTTTGCGGTCATCGCCCTATTTATCGTGCCACTCCCTACTTGGGAGACTTGGCCTTATCTATTGGCTAGCACCGCTTTCCACACCGGCTATCAATGGTTTTTATTAAATGCCTATCGCTTTGGCGATCTGAGTCAGGTGTATCCCTTAGCTCGCGGTGTCGCACCCTTACTAGTCACGCTGATTTCAGTGATGGTGCTTGGCGTTGTATTAAGTGGCATGCAGTTCGCAGCAATTGCACTGATTGGTTTGGGCATTATCAGTCTGGTTATGGTACGCGCGGTGAATACCGGCATCGATATAAAAAGCATTTCCCTAGCACTGATTACCGGCTGTTTTATCAGTGGCTATTCGATCACTGATGGCTTGGGCGCACGAGTGGCAGGTACGGCGGTCGGTTATTACGCCTTTGGCTCACTGGTCAACGCCACGGTCTGGTTTATATATATCCGCCTAAAATCACCCGGCTTAATGACAAGACTAATCACTCAACATGCTGGGCTGAGCTTAATGGGAGGTGGGGCTTCTTTCAGTGCTTATTCATTAGTCGTCTGGGCATTTACCATGGCCCCAATTGCCCTAGTGACAGCGGTTCGCGAAACCAGCATTATTTTCGCAATGTTGCTAGGAACCCTGCTATTAAAAGAACGCCTTGGCTGGCAAAAAGTGTTTGCCGTCGTGATGACTGTGCTTGGCGTCTTAGTGTTACGTATCAAGCAAAGTTGA
- a CDS encoding sialate O-acetylesterase has product MKSGFMIAALLLLSSVFSGTALAADRIYLMAGQSNMMGLAKTYRLPPTYRKTPSNVTFYYQGRPRKLAQFSYFGPEVSFAHQVARAFPQDHHIIIKFAATGSHIEQWMPGQPLYKGMLRQLGFSIKQKDPKIEAVFWMQGESDALNKTRASQYAGRLGLFIRSLRRDLKSPASLFIMGEVDPTGKDFPMVKLVQDNQRKVRSQIPNTYLTPAQGLGKIYDHIHYSAIGQMELGKRFALEYIKRAR; this is encoded by the coding sequence ATGAAATCAGGATTTATGATAGCCGCGCTGTTACTACTGAGTAGCGTATTTTCCGGCACTGCATTGGCTGCTGATCGCATCTATTTAATGGCAGGCCAGTCTAATATGATGGGCTTGGCAAAAACCTATCGCTTGCCCCCGACCTATCGGAAAACGCCAAGCAATGTCACTTTTTATTATCAGGGACGCCCACGTAAATTGGCGCAGTTTTCTTACTTCGGCCCTGAAGTAAGCTTTGCCCATCAGGTAGCTCGCGCCTTCCCGCAAGACCATCACATCATTATCAAATTTGCCGCCACCGGCAGCCATATCGAGCAATGGATGCCAGGTCAACCTTTATACAAAGGCATGCTGCGTCAGCTAGGCTTTTCGATTAAGCAAAAAGATCCAAAGATCGAAGCTGTGTTCTGGATGCAGGGTGAAAGTGATGCCTTAAACAAAACCCGCGCCTCGCAATATGCCGGTCGCTTAGGACTGTTTATTCGCAGCTTACGACGTGATCTTAAATCGCCTGCTAGTTTGTTTATTATGGGTGAGGTTGATCCAACGGGGAAAGATTTCCCAATGGTGAAATTAGTGCAGGATAATCAACGCAAAGTGCGCTCACAAATTCCGAATACTTATCTAACACCTGCGCAAGGCTTGGGTAAGATTTATGATCATATTCACTACAGTGCAATTGGGCAGATGGAGTTGGGTAAGCGCTTTGCCCTCGAATACATTAAGCGGGCACGCTAA
- a CDS encoding endonuclease/exonuclease/phosphatase family protein — protein sequence MARRTTFSMASFNLYNINLPGLPVYRDTDGWDQASYDKKVAWSAAQLIDMPADVWGFQELWHEQALVDVFSKADLQDEYELLVPENQLGQRIVCGAAVRKAILVDEPEWIEHFPEKFRLMSGGGDAQTSEISVAIDKFSRPVLHFKVRPRANGKPISIYVAHFKSKAPTPLYFEQWYKDDRDYYAKHSSALGAAISTIRRTTEATALRMILTEEMKENDNPVVVLGDLNDSQSSNTLNILTGQPNYLLSGLSVGGSDTALYTVGMLQQYRSLRDVYYTHIYRNSRESLDHILVSQEFYDNSKKREWAFKGMDLHNDHLNSDDHKQTGTSDHGIVRANFEYRPIKQ from the coding sequence ATGGCACGCAGAACAACATTCTCAATGGCGAGTTTCAATTTGTACAACATCAACCTGCCTGGCTTGCCGGTTTATCGCGATACTGATGGTTGGGATCAGGCATCGTATGATAAGAAAGTCGCTTGGAGTGCTGCCCAATTAATTGATATGCCTGCCGATGTATGGGGCTTTCAGGAGTTGTGGCATGAGCAAGCGCTGGTGGATGTGTTTTCCAAAGCCGATTTGCAGGATGAATACGAACTTTTAGTGCCGGAGAATCAGTTAGGGCAGCGAATCGTGTGCGGCGCTGCTGTACGAAAAGCTATATTGGTCGATGAGCCAGAGTGGATTGAGCACTTTCCTGAAAAATTTCGCCTAATGAGTGGCGGTGGCGATGCGCAAACATCAGAAATCTCGGTGGCTATCGATAAGTTCTCTCGCCCAGTGCTGCACTTCAAAGTTCGACCTCGCGCGAATGGCAAACCCATTTCTATTTATGTTGCCCATTTCAAATCGAAAGCGCCCACACCGTTGTATTTTGAGCAATGGTATAAGGATGACAGGGATTATTATGCGAAACACAGTAGCGCCTTGGGCGCAGCTATTTCAACAATTCGGCGTACTACCGAAGCAACTGCTCTGCGCATGATACTGACTGAAGAAATGAAAGAGAATGATAACCCCGTCGTGGTGTTGGGTGATTTGAATGATAGTCAGTCCAGCAATACCTTGAATATTCTCACCGGCCAGCCAAACTATTTGCTCAGTGGTTTATCGGTCGGAGGTAGTGATACCGCCCTGTACACCGTCGGCATGTTGCAGCAATACCGTAGCTTGCGCGATGTGTATTACACGCATATTTACAGAAACTCCCGAGAGTCGCTGGACCATATTTTGGTCTCACAGGAGTTTTACGATAACTCTAAAAAGCGGGAATGGGCATTTAAGGGAATGGATTTGCATAATGACCATTTGAATAGTGATGATCATAAACAAACAGGCACATCTGACCATGGCATTGTGCGCGCGAACTTCGAATATCGCCCCATTAAACAATAA
- a CDS encoding TIGR02444 family protein has translation MPNSPDVLIAQSFWDFSLSFYALPAVQNACLELQDEHGADVNFVLFILFQANRGQALTAQEVSNIDEEVRAWRETVIQPLRKLRKTLKQPISPIKSDVQARLREQIKQLELNTEKLEQEFLETLSFITPPASASKLSEVKLDIAASNFKHYADSLGLAIDNPAITVLMQQFSARLES, from the coding sequence ATGCCAAACTCACCTGACGTACTCATCGCCCAATCATTTTGGGACTTCTCTCTCAGCTTTTACGCGCTGCCAGCCGTGCAAAACGCCTGCCTTGAACTGCAGGATGAACACGGTGCAGATGTAAACTTTGTGTTATTTATCCTGTTTCAGGCAAATCGGGGACAAGCGCTAACGGCGCAGGAAGTCAGCAATATTGATGAAGAAGTTCGTGCTTGGCGAGAAACGGTTATTCAGCCATTAAGAAAACTACGAAAAACACTTAAACAACCGATTTCACCCATTAAATCTGACGTTCAAGCGCGCTTACGTGAACAGATTAAACAGCTGGAGCTAAATACGGAGAAGCTTGAGCAGGAGTTTTTGGAGACCTTGAGCTTTATCACGCCTCCCGCCTCAGCATCGAAGCTGTCAGAGGTAAAGTTGGATATTGCAGCTTCTAACTTTAAGCACTATGCCGACAGCTTGGGCTTAGCTATTGATAACCCCGCGATCACTGTGCTGATGCAGCAGTTTTCAGCTCGACTTGAGTCGTGA
- a CDS encoding multidrug effflux MFS transporter, producing the protein MNIVPFPPIWLLATIALASPFAMNVFNPAMPDVVRAFGSSIDTVQLTMTLYLFTLGISQLMSGALADRYGRRPLMLWGMVIHLFGCLLAAFAPTIEMLILGRVLQALGGGATLVLVRTMILDAHGRDEAGRLLSFIFMSIAIAQTIAPTIGGYLNHYFDWRSIFYFSFVLNLGIALLMFRQLQETSVTLDKTPFSFRALALQYLSVLNGRAYIGYALTGALISCAYLGFASIMPYIFVDQFGGTSAEYGNWFLVVSLGFFFGSMLASRITVRFGVDRMITMGMSLALLAISVLMLVMFSGNLMAAMIFFPMGLLTFGRGLVQPNAQSGAVSSTEMSRGTASGMMGFMQLMLASGVTQLMPILLGFGIIYVFIAMVILLLMAAISHRVALAS; encoded by the coding sequence ATGAACATTGTACCGTTTCCACCGATCTGGCTATTGGCAACCATTGCCTTAGCCAGTCCGTTTGCCATGAATGTGTTCAATCCCGCCATGCCTGATGTGGTGCGTGCTTTTGGCTCCAGTATTGATACTGTGCAGCTGACTATGACCTTATACCTCTTCACCCTTGGCATTTCACAATTGATGAGTGGCGCCTTGGCAGACCGCTATGGGCGGCGACCGCTAATGCTTTGGGGAATGGTTATCCACTTGTTTGGTTGCCTACTGGCAGCCTTTGCCCCGACCATTGAAATGCTAATTTTAGGGCGAGTTTTGCAAGCGCTGGGTGGGGGCGCGACACTAGTATTAGTCAGAACCATGATCCTCGATGCACATGGACGCGATGAAGCAGGGCGCTTGCTCAGTTTTATTTTCATGTCGATTGCCATTGCGCAAACGATTGCTCCCACCATTGGCGGATACCTCAATCATTACTTTGATTGGCGCTCAATTTTCTATTTTTCCTTTGTATTAAATCTTGGCATTGCACTGCTGATGTTTCGTCAGCTTCAGGAAACCAGCGTTACTTTGGATAAAACGCCGTTTAGTTTTCGGGCCTTGGCTCTTCAGTACTTGTCTGTATTGAATGGCCGTGCCTATATTGGCTACGCGTTGACGGGTGCATTAATCTCCTGTGCGTATCTGGGCTTCGCTTCGATAATGCCGTACATCTTTGTGGATCAGTTCGGTGGCACTTCGGCAGAGTACGGTAATTGGTTTTTGGTGGTTTCCTTAGGCTTTTTCTTTGGCAGCATGCTGGCCTCACGCATCACGGTGCGCTTTGGGGTAGATCGTATGATCACCATGGGAATGAGTTTAGCCTTGCTGGCAATTAGCGTATTGATGTTGGTAATGTTTAGCGGAAACCTAATGGCAGCGATGATCTTCTTCCCAATGGGGTTGCTGACCTTTGGGCGTGGTTTAGTTCAACCCAATGCGCAGTCTGGGGCTGTGAGTAGCACTGAAATGTCGCGCGGTACGGCATCCGGCATGATGGGTTTTATGCAATTAATGCTAGCCAGCGGAGTGACTCAATTGATGCCAATATTGCTAGGGTTTGGAATTATTTATGTGTTTATCGCCATGGTGATTTTATTGCTGATGGCGGCGATATCACATCGAGTTGCACTGGCTAGCTAA
- a CDS encoding Ig-like domain-containing protein, with amino-acid sequence MIKRLLTISVFLLSALSGAQAMAAEFCGDEYYINQTLPNGSKWDMCWTYDANQGVRYHHVFFQAPDQERRMVLYDASIAEIHVPYDDNGARYHDVSDFGLGGDNLLNIAASECVGGTRAYHNGQAKLCKQILKDGSAYRSSDNRDDLHYMKLFSVSKVGEYIYMPEWAFYSDGRMQPRMVATGALQRFGTSGNEQHGWLMANNTIGLSHMHNFFWRLDFDLDGTGDNDVFQELNYGASGGKRYATVNQFTTETARSVNPQTMRSWLVKDGNTTNSKGHAIAYEIRLSEAGQREVGPDYEPFTHNDIYLTKAHDCERIASHNTRIFSCDTDNLSEYVNGESLEGQDLVSWVAVSFYHMPRSEDAPQMDAHVSKFDLIPRDWHATNPVLDYTPPVELRLTAVDDYATTYESTSVDIAVMSNDTGSGLYLNTLDNPANGTSANVNNKIRYTPDAGFTGTDVFWYSIKDSSGNVYGAKIHVTVNEGSDPGTGGGSGGNNGSVSSGGGGGAMSIPVLLLMLLGSVLVISSRTRRRFSVLRVQQRSQR; translated from the coding sequence ATGATTAAACGACTACTAACAATTTCTGTATTTTTACTTTCCGCTCTTTCTGGCGCGCAAGCGATGGCTGCTGAGTTTTGTGGCGATGAGTATTATATTAATCAAACGCTGCCAAATGGTTCTAAGTGGGATATGTGTTGGACCTATGATGCGAATCAGGGGGTTCGGTATCACCATGTGTTCTTCCAGGCGCCGGATCAAGAGCGTCGAATGGTGCTCTATGATGCCTCAATCGCAGAAATTCATGTGCCGTATGATGACAATGGTGCGCGCTACCACGATGTTTCTGACTTTGGGCTGGGTGGCGATAACCTTCTGAATATTGCAGCCTCTGAGTGTGTGGGTGGTACCCGGGCTTACCATAATGGCCAGGCCAAGCTCTGCAAGCAGATACTTAAGGATGGTTCGGCTTATCGCAGCAGTGATAATCGGGATGATCTGCATTATATGAAGCTGTTCAGTGTGTCTAAGGTTGGCGAATACATCTATATGCCAGAGTGGGCATTTTACTCCGATGGCCGCATGCAGCCAAGAATGGTGGCAACGGGTGCGTTACAGCGCTTTGGTACCAGTGGTAATGAGCAGCATGGTTGGTTGATGGCCAACAATACAATCGGCTTATCGCACATGCATAACTTTTTCTGGCGTTTAGATTTTGATCTGGATGGCACTGGCGATAATGATGTTTTTCAGGAGCTGAATTACGGTGCTTCAGGTGGCAAGCGCTATGCGACCGTTAACCAGTTTACGACTGAAACAGCTCGCTCTGTGAACCCTCAAACCATGCGATCATGGTTGGTTAAAGATGGCAATACGACAAACAGTAAAGGTCATGCCATTGCTTATGAAATTCGTTTATCAGAAGCAGGTCAGCGCGAAGTTGGGCCTGATTATGAGCCATTTACCCATAACGACATCTATCTGACTAAAGCGCATGACTGTGAGCGCATTGCTTCACATAACACCCGCATCTTTAGTTGTGACACGGATAATCTAAGTGAATACGTTAACGGTGAATCACTTGAAGGTCAGGATTTAGTGAGCTGGGTTGCGGTATCGTTCTATCACATGCCGCGCTCTGAAGATGCGCCACAGATGGATGCGCACGTGTCCAAGTTTGATCTGATTCCTCGCGATTGGCATGCTACTAATCCAGTATTGGATTACACGCCACCGGTGGAGTTACGTTTAACGGCAGTGGATGACTATGCGACCACCTATGAGTCGACTTCAGTTGATATTGCAGTGATGTCTAATGACACGGGTTCCGGGCTGTATCTGAATACTTTGGATAATCCAGCCAATGGCACCTCCGCGAATGTGAATAATAAGATTCGCTATACGCCGGATGCCGGCTTTACTGGAACTGATGTGTTTTGGTACAGCATTAAAGACAGCAGCGGCAATGTGTATGGCGCGAAGATTCATGTGACGGTCAATGAGGGGAGTGATCCGGGTACTGGCGGTGGCAGTGGTGGCAATAACGGAAGTGTTAGCTCTGGTGGTGGCGGTGGTGCTATGAGTATCCCTGTATTGTTGTTGATGTTACTGGGAAGCGTGCTAGTGATCAGCTCACGCACCCGACGCCGCTTTAGTGTGCTTCGTGTTCAACAGAGATCACAGCGCTAA
- a CDS encoding HNH endonuclease translates to MQTKKEQQRLLNCTKRNEITGCLIWTRHVSVDGYGRTMVKDETGKAYMDTAHRAAYRAFFGSIPQGRTVAQGCGLPLCINPEHLKLVEEEAFS, encoded by the coding sequence ATGCAGACCAAGAAAGAACAGCAGCGATTGCTTAATTGTACCAAACGAAACGAGATCACGGGTTGTTTAATATGGACTCGCCACGTTTCAGTCGATGGTTACGGGCGAACCATGGTAAAAGACGAAACCGGAAAAGCTTATATGGACACGGCACATCGTGCGGCATATCGGGCATTTTTTGGTAGCATTCCTCAAGGGCGCACAGTTGCCCAAGGGTGCGGTTTACCATTATGTATCAACCCGGAACATCTTAAACTCGTGGAAGAGGAAGCCTTCTCTTAA
- a CDS encoding SixA phosphatase family protein, whose amino-acid sequence MSKKTSSYKTLFILRHAKSSWNDHQLSDFERPLNRRGYEQAPQIAEVLSKKTTLPQKVISSPANRALTTANFMLELLPEKVKLKTDPRIYEATVNALLYQIQEISDTKDCVMIVGHNPGFSDLVNVLSQQKMPPLPTCALVELRLNIEHWSEAMPECATLIGFDKPPKNPA is encoded by the coding sequence ATGTCTAAAAAAACATCCTCATACAAGACACTTTTCATTCTGCGGCATGCAAAATCCAGCTGGAATGATCATCAACTGAGTGACTTTGAACGCCCGTTAAACAGGCGTGGCTATGAGCAGGCGCCACAAATCGCAGAGGTTCTATCTAAAAAAACCACCCTGCCCCAAAAAGTTATTAGTAGTCCGGCTAATCGCGCACTAACAACCGCAAATTTTATGTTGGAATTGCTGCCGGAAAAAGTGAAATTGAAAACGGACCCGAGGATTTACGAGGCGACCGTTAATGCGCTGCTTTATCAGATTCAGGAGATTAGTGACACCAAGGATTGTGTAATGATCGTGGGTCATAACCCTGGCTTTTCGGATTTGGTGAATGTGCTAAGTCAGCAGAAAATGCCGCCACTACCCACTTGTGCGTTGGTTGAACTACGCTTGAATATCGAGCATTGGAGCGAGGCAATGCCGGAGTGTGCAACGTTGATTGGTTTTGATAAACCTCCCAAAAATCCTGCCTGA
- a CDS encoding STAS domain-containing protein yields the protein MLTINTTPESNQLLLAGQMLYENATESLQVGEQSLSAVSGDVTLDFSELERLDTAGVAVLLAWLRGCKQRNQKMILIGLPQQARALIACCGLDSLLFPEPGVAGSLA from the coding sequence ATGTTAACCATTAACACCACCCCTGAAAGCAACCAACTGCTGTTAGCTGGGCAGATGCTGTATGAAAATGCGACTGAGAGTTTGCAGGTTGGTGAGCAATCACTGTCTGCTGTCTCTGGAGATGTGACGCTGGACTTTAGCGAGCTGGAACGTTTGGATACGGCGGGTGTAGCGGTGTTATTGGCTTGGTTACGAGGCTGCAAGCAGCGTAATCAAAAGATGATTTTGATTGGACTGCCACAGCAGGCAAGGGCGCTTATTGCCTGCTGTGGTTTAGATTCTTTATTATTTCCTGAGCCAGGTGTAGCTGGCTCCTTGGCATAG
- a CDS encoding MlaC/ttg2D family ABC transporter substrate-binding protein: MKRANSWLMGLFLILTMSVVSATPQSDAEAQVVAVNSRIFQILKQNKPQLAANPASITALVEREIIPFVDFDAMSKLTLGKHWRTATPSQRTRFGNAYKTMLIRTYASRMLDYAGANISVIRSIEKKPGYVSVYTNIQPVGFPAENATFDARLVSGSWKAYNVTLKGIDLITNFRTNFTRDISASGIEALIKRLESTGA, encoded by the coding sequence ATGAAGCGAGCGAATTCTTGGCTAATGGGGCTATTTTTAATACTGACAATGAGCGTTGTATCTGCGACACCTCAGTCAGATGCTGAAGCGCAAGTAGTGGCAGTTAATAGCCGCATATTCCAGATTTTAAAGCAAAATAAACCTCAGTTGGCGGCAAATCCAGCTTCGATTACTGCATTGGTTGAGCGGGAAATCATTCCCTTTGTTGATTTTGATGCGATGAGCAAACTGACCTTGGGTAAGCATTGGAGAACCGCAACGCCATCGCAACGCACTCGCTTTGGTAATGCCTATAAAACCATGCTGATTCGCACCTATGCATCGCGCATGTTGGATTATGCTGGTGCTAATATCAGCGTGATTCGTTCCATTGAGAAGAAGCCGGGTTATGTTTCGGTGTATACCAATATTCAGCCGGTTGGATTCCCTGCTGAAAATGCGACTTTTGATGCAAGACTCGTAAGTGGTAGCTGGAAAGCTTATAACGTCACGCTGAAGGGGATTGATTTGATTACAAATTTCCGGACTAACTTCACTCGTGATATTAGTGCATCGGGCATTGAAGCCTTGATCAAAAGGCTTGAAAGTACTGGAGCCTGA
- the mlaD gene encoding outer membrane lipid asymmetry maintenance protein MlaD, producing MKNSKSLEILVGLFVLLGLGSLLVLALNISKVSNGFSSPKTYQVQARFDNVGGLRSRAKVTMSGVNVGRVVSVGYSKEFSQALVTMEINQDFELTSDTQASIYTAGLLGEQYISLEPGAEDTVLKDGDLIFLTQSALVLEEIIGKVLVNLSTK from the coding sequence ATGAAGAATTCTAAAAGTCTGGAGATTTTAGTCGGGCTGTTTGTGTTGTTGGGGCTGGGTAGTCTATTGGTGCTGGCGTTAAATATCAGCAAAGTAAGCAATGGCTTTTCATCCCCTAAAACTTATCAGGTGCAAGCGCGCTTTGATAATGTCGGCGGACTGCGAAGCCGCGCTAAAGTCACCATGTCGGGCGTAAATGTCGGACGAGTCGTGAGCGTTGGCTACAGCAAAGAGTTTTCTCAGGCGCTGGTGACTATGGAGATTAATCAGGACTTCGAACTAACCAGCGACACACAAGCGAGCATTTACACGGCGGGTTTATTGGGCGAACAATATATTTCTCTGGAACCTGGTGCAGAAGACACGGTCTTAAAAGACGGAGATTTGATTTTTTTGACGCAATCTGCACTGGTTTTGGAAGAGATTATCGGCAAAGTACTGGTTAATCTAAGCACAAAATAA